From Callithrix jacchus isolate 240 chromosome 3, calJac240_pri, whole genome shotgun sequence, a single genomic window includes:
- the SHISA3 gene encoding protein shisa-3 homolog — protein MGALLALCLLGWLRWGPVGSQQSGEYCHGWVDVQGNYHEGFQCPEDFDTLDATICCGSCALRYCCAAADARVEQGGCTNDRGELEHPGITAQPVYVPFLIVGSIFIAFIILGSVVAIYCCTCLRPKEPSQQPIRFSLRSYQTETLPMILTSTSPRAPSRQSSTATSSSSTGGSIRRFSFARAEPGCLVPSSPPPYTTNHSIHLAQPSGFLVSPQYFTYPLQQEPPLPGKSCPDFSSS, from the exons ATGGGGGCGCTGCTGGCGCTTTGCCTTCTCGGCTGGCTGCGCTGGGGCCCGGTGGGATCCCAGCAGTCCGGAGAGTACTGCCACGGCTGGGTGGACGTGCAGGGCAACTACCACGAGGGCTTCCAGTGCCCGGAGGACTTCGACACTCTGGACGCTACCATCTGCTGCGGCTCCTGCGCTCTCCGCTACTGTTGCGCCGCGGCCGACGCCAGGGTGGAGCAGGGCGGCTGCACCAACGACCGCGGCGAGCTGGAGCACCCAGGCATCACCGCGC AGCCTGTCTACGTCCCCTTTCTCATCGTCGGCTCCATCTTCATTGCGTTCATCATCCTGGGCTCTGTAGTGGCTATTTATTGTTGCACCTGTTTGAGACCCAAAGAGCCCTCACAGCAGCCAATCCGCTTCTCGCTCCGAAGCTATCAGACAGAGACCCTGCCCATGATCCTGACCTCCACCAGCCCCAGGGCACCCTCCCGGCAGTCCAGCACTGCCACGAGCTCCAGCTCCACAGGTGGCTCCATCCGCAGGTTCTCCTTTGCCAGGGCTGAGCCAGGTTGCCTGGTGCCCTCATCGCCCCCGCCATACACCACGAACCACTccatccacctggctcagccatCCGGTTTCCTGGTGTCACCCCAGTATTTCACTTACCCCCTCCAGCAGGAGCCCCCGCTGCCTGGGAAGAGCTGTCCAGACTTCAGCTCCAGTTGA